A region of the Streptomyces sp. NBC_00442 genome:
CCGGGGCGTGAGAGCGCTCTCACGCCTCGGCCCGTCCCCCGTTCCCCGGCGCTAGTCCCGGCCCCGGGCGCGGCCCCGGGGCGGCTGTTCCTTGTGCCGACGTCCCTCCCCGCGCTCGGTCGGCTCCTCTTCCTCGGGAGCGTCCGGCCCGGTGGGCTGGATGCGGGCGGCCTCGGCTCGGATCATGGCGTTGAGTGCCGCGAACGGGTCGATGGGCATGGCTGAACCACCTTGCTGCGTTTGCGAGTTGACTGTCCGACCTGGTTCCGTACGGAACGGTCAGCAGCGCAGCACCACACAGCGCAGGCCCGTCGCCGCGGCGGGTCGAAGCGCGGGGCCGTACGGGGCGGAGCGCGGCGGCCCGGACGGCGGTACCTGCCCGGCGGCGTCCGGTGACGGTCGGTCCTGCCGCGCGATCCGGCTCGACCTCGTCTGCGGGGGAAGTGCGGCTTCGGCCGCGTCCCCGGTGGCCTCGTTCGACGGCTCGGGTGTCACCGACACCACGGCCGTGTCCACCGTCCGCCCCTCGACCGCCCGCGTCTCGGGCGCCGCCCCGAACAGCGCGCCGAGCACCAACAGCACCACGAGGGCGCGGCGCAGGGTGGTGAGGGAGACGGACGGCACGAGGACAGCTCTGCCCAGCAACGGCCGTGACGTGCTCCGATTCCCCGCAGATCCGCTCTACCGGGTGATGGGCTTGACGCTCTTGACGCAGCCGTCGCGGCTCCCGCAACGCTCCCGATCAGCGACCGGCCTGGCGCCCCTGTTCCCCGGCCGACGGCCGGACCCGCCACCATGCTTCTGGCCGACGTCCGGGTTCGCGGTGCACGACCCGGGGTGCTCGGCGAGGGGGAATCTGCAGGGGGAACGGGCGGGGGCGCTCCGCGCGGTGGTCTGCTGCGCACTCGCTGCGCCGACGCCACGCGCCCGCGCCCCGCAGCTCCGTCCGGTCGACGGGCTGCGGGGTGGATGCGGCCGGGGACAACTCGCGGCGTAACTCACGGTCGCGGGTCGCGGGTCGCGGGTCGCGTTGGTGCCCGCGTTCGTGCCCGCGTTCCTAGCCCCTGGCCGTGGCCGGCCGTGTCGGCGCGTGCACGGGTGAGGGGCGGTCTCGCCGGGGGTCAGCCCTGCGGCGGGCGGTCCTGGGGCTTGTCGGAGCCCAGCTGCTCGTTGAGCTTCTTCTGGGCCATGTCGACCTGGCTCTGGTACTTGTTCCCGGTCTTCGCGTCGAACGCGTCGCCGCCCTTTTCGACTCCCTGACGCGCGGTGTCCTCGTGACCCTTGAGCAGGCCCTTGAGCTTGTCGAGCATCGACATAACTGCCTCCTTGCGGATGCTGGCACACCCAGCATCCGCGCATTCGCCGGGCTTCGCACCCCCAGGGGCGGACCAGGCCATGATTCCGGGCCCGGCGGCTCCGGCGACCTTGCCCGGTGCCCGGCGGCGCCGCCGTCCCTGTCGTCCTCTCCGGCCCCGCCGTCCTAGCCGATGCCGCCCTTGCCGACCGCCAGGTCCGTGCCCGAGACGGTCGCCACGATGCCGTCCTTCTCGACGCGCACTCCGCGCAGTCGCAGGTCCTGGGCTTCCTTGGGCAGGGTGAACGAGAAGGACAGGCTGTCGGACAGCTCCGGCGGGCGCATCTGGAGCAGGCCGGCCACCAGTTTCGGGTCGATGCCGACCTTCGAGAGCAGCCAGGGATGGTCCACGACCACGTCGACAAGGTTGACGCGCATCAGCTGGTCCACGAATCGGGGCGTGCCGACCAGCTCGTGGAGCTTCGTTTCGTTGCGCAGGGCGGCGTCGATGTCGCTCTGCGGCACCCCGAGCCGCTTCACCACGGCCGGAACCGACAGGAGCGCCTTGACGCGGGCCGTGTCCCGGCTGATCAGTTCGGCGGTCTCGCGGTGCAGCGTCAGGCCCCTGTCCTTGCCGGGCCGGTAGGTCGCGATGCCCGGCATGTCGAGGCTCATGCCGTCGACGTCCGTGGACAGGCCGCGATCCCCGTCGAGCCCGAGTTGGGCGTCCGCGCGTACGCGCAGCTCCTGACCCGCGATGGTCAGCCGGCCGTCCGCGGCGACCGATGTGTCGCTGCGGCGGCTGAACTTGACCTGGGAGGCGGCGAGTTCGCGGTTCATGTCGTCGAATGAGAGCGCGATCTCGCCGTGCAGGTTACCGATGACGGCACTGCGTATGTCGCTCGGCAGATCGCCGGTGAGCTCGATGTCACGCGCGCTGGCCTGCACTTTCGCCAGCGATATCCGGTCGGCCGGTACGTGCGGCACCGTGACGTCGACGCGCTCGAGGCGCTTGTCCAGCACCTGTGTGAGGAAGGGGAAGCCGTGGATGTCGACCTGGGGAGCGGCCTCCAGATGGAGCTGGTGCTGCAGTTCCTGCTGTGCCTTCTTCTCCGCGTACATCGCGGCGCATCGGTCCGCGAGGAGCAGGAAGCCCGCGCATACGACGACCGCGGACAGGAGTTTGGCGGCGCGGGGAAGCGCGGCGAACGCGCTCCGGGGACGGCGACGGCCGCGTCGTGCGCGGCGCCCGTGGCCGCCGCGGCGGTTCTCGCGCTGCGGGGACCAGAAGTCGTGGTCGGGCCCGGGGTCCGGCAGATCCCCTGCGAGCGCTCTCGGCGCGTCGCCCGCCGGAGCCGACCGCGGTATCCCGGCCGCCATGTCCTGAGCCGGTATCTCCTGGGTGGCGTAGTCCGGTTCGGTGGCACGGCCCGGTTGGGACGGCTGGAGGGCGCGGTTGCGTTCGGTGGCGTGACCCGGTTCGTCCCAGGGGTCGTCGCCGGGGTGGGGCTCCGGTTCGGGGTCGGCGAGTGCCGCGAGTTCGTCGTACGGGTTGCGGTAGCGGGGTTGGGGTTGCATGCGTGTGGGGGTTCGCATCACCTCATCCCACCACACATGATCCACTCGTATCGAACCGTCGAAGTCGATACGTCCGGAATGGGCGCCTGAGAGCGCTCACAGCCGCCGTGGGGCACGGGACCGTGGCGAACAACACGTCACGCCGCGGGCCGGTCCTCCGTGTGCTGCTTGCGGGCCGCCATCCACGCGTACACGAGGACGCCCGCGAAGAGGAAGAGGACGCCCTGGTAGACCGCTTCGTAGCCGGAGCCCGCTACGAGCCACATCGAGAAGCCGAACGCGAGGACGGCCAGGACGGCGTCGCGGACCAGGCGGGGGCGGTGCACGCGCTCGGGCCGGCCGGAGGCGAGGAAGTAGATCTGGGCGGCGGTCGACAGGAGGTAGGGGACGGTGGCGGTGAAGGTGGTCACCAGGACCAGGATCTCGAAGACGCCCTGGGAGCCCGCCGTGTAGTTGTAGACCGTGAGGAGTGAGGCCAGAACGGCGGTGACCAGGACTCCCGCCGTGGGCACGCCGCGCCTCTTGACGCCGAACACCTTGGGAAAGAGGCCGTCCTTGGCGGCGGCGTACGGGGTCTGGGCGCTCAGCAGGGTCCAGCCGTTGAGTGCGCCGACCATCGAGACGAGGGCGGCGAGGGCGACGGCCGTGCCGCCCCACGCTCCGCCGAACATGGAGTTCACGGCGTCGGTGAACGGGGCGGTGGAGCCGACGAGCTTGTCGTGCGGGACCGTGCCGAACACGGAGAGCGTTCCCAGGAGGTAGATCACGGCGGCGCCGAGCGTGCCGAGGATCGTCGCGCGGCCCACATTGCGGCGGGGGTCACGGACCTCGCCGGCGCTGACGGCGGCGGACTCGACGCCCAAGTAGCTGAAGAGCAGGATGGCGGCGGAGGCGGATATCGCGCCGAGTCCGGACTGGCCGCCCGTCCGGAACGGGCCGAGGTTCGCCGGGTCGAAGAAGAAGAGCCCTCCCACGGCGACCAGGAGCAGCGGGGCGAACTTCATTACGGTGGCGACGAGTTGGACCGCGCCCACATACCGGGTGCCGGCCAGGTTGGCGAGGGCCGGGAGCCATTGGAGCAGGAGGGCTGCCGTGATGGTCGCCGTCTTGGATCCGTGCACGGGTATGAGGACGTCGAGATAGCCGACGGCGGCGACGGCGAGCGCGGCGTTGGACACCCAGGTGGTGATCCAGTACGACCATGCGGCGAGGAATCCGGCGAAGTCGCCGAACGCCTCGCGGGCGTAGACGTAGGGGCCGCCGGTCTGGGGGTGCCGTTCGGCGAGCCGGCCGAAGACCAGGGCGAGCGTGATCGCGCCGGCGGTCAGGATGACGAACGCGACCAGGCTGATCGTGCCGAAGGGGGCGACGGAGGCGGGCAGCAGGAAGATCCCGCCGCCGATGATGTTGCCCATGACCAGAGCGACGGCGACTGGCAGGCCGAATTGCCGGGCGTGCTTGCTCTGGGTTTCTTGGGTGGTCATGGTGGGGTGGCGCGCCTCTCGTACGGGACAAACCTGACCATGGTCGGGTACGGCGTTCGGCGTACCAAATCAGCTGGTTTTGTCCTGCAGGGCGTGGCCGGCAACCGGAAATGATCCTTCCGCTTGGCCGGTTGACGGCGAATCCTCCGTGGCTGCCGTGACTGCCGTGACCTCGGTGACCTCGGCGACCTCGGTGACCAGCGGAATCTGTGGCCCCTGGCCTTCGCGCAGCCAGCGCCGCAGCACGCGGTGCACCTGTTCGGCGCCGACCAGGTCGCCGTCGTCCGTCACCGGTCGCGACAGTGTGCGGGGCCAGAGCAGGAAGGCGTGGGACTGCTCTCCGCCGAGTCCGCCGTGCGAGCCGATCTGCTCCTCGAAGGCGTGCACGTGGCCGGTTGCCGGGTCGTACATCGAGTTGACCATGATGTCGGCGGTGTGCGGGAAGGTGTCGGTGCGCCGGATCGCGTCGGCCGCGCCACGTCCGAACCCTTCCAACGGACCCTGCCCGTCGGCGAGTTCGGCCAGGGGCACCTCGGCGCCGTCCCGGCCGAGCACCACCGCGCCGTGCTTCTGACTGCGTACGAGGAGGAAGCCGATGCCCGGATGATCGGCCAGGGTCGTGAGCAGCGCCGGATGGCGGCGGTCGAGGAGCTCTCGGGTCGTGCGGCCCTCGACGTCGGGGAAGGAGATCAGGCCGAGGTTGCCGGAAGCGAGGACCACAGGATCGGGGCCCGGACCGTCCTCGGTCCCGCTCCCCGGACCGTGCTCTGTCCCCTGTCCCGCGCCACCTTCGGTCCCGCTCCCCGGACCGTGCTCTGTCCACCGTCCCGCATCGACCTCGGGCCCGCTCCCCGCCCCGTGCCGCGTCCTGTGCAGACCTGCGAGGGGGCCCTCCTCGGTGGGGTCTTCCTCGACCGGCCGGTGCAGCGCGACCCGCACCGCGCACCTGGCCTCCGCGCCGCTTCGGGTGCGGCGGGCCCGGCGGGGTACGGGCAGCCCGCAGCCGGCCCGTACGAGATCCTTCAGGGTCAGCCCGAAGGCGCTCTCAAAGGTCTCCCCGGGGCTCTGTCCGTGGTCGGACAGGAGCACCATGCGGTAGTCGCGCGGCGCGTGTTCGGCGGCGTCCGCGATCAGCGCGAGGGAGCGGTCGAGACGCTTGAGGACCTGGGCGGCATCCCTGCCGTGCGGTCCCGAGTGGTGGGCCACCTCGTCGTAGGCGACGAGGTCGGCGTAGACGGCGGTGCGTCCGGCGAGCATGTCGCCCATGACGGCGGCGACGACCACGTCGCGTTCGACGACGGTCGCGAAGGCGCGGATGAGGGGGTACAGGCCGCCGCGTCCGATGCGCGGGGTCTGCTTGCGGAGTCTGGCCCGCGTCGACTGGGCGATCTCCAGTCCGACCTCGGCGACGAACGAGACGGCGGTGCGCACCGCGTTGGCCGGGTCGGAGAAGTAGGCGAAGTATCCGGCGCGAGAGCGGTTTCTGCGTCCTCTGCGGGCGGCCGCCGTCAGGACCAGGGCCACCTGGTCGGCGCCGCCGGAGAACAGGTTGCCGCGGCTGGCTCCGTCGAGGGTGAGCAGCCCGCCGTCGCCGGTGCGCTCGACGGCCCGGCGCTGCAGTTCGACGGCGGATGCGGGCCGGTTGGAGACCATGACCTCGCCGCTCTCCTTCTCGTACCAGCGGAACGCGGGCACGTCGAAGGTGGAGCCGTGCAGGATGCCCAGCTGGCTCGCGCCGGTCTGGCTCGACCAGTCGGTACGCCACGGGGTGAGCCGGTGGGTGTCCCGCAGCCAGGCCCCGACGGTCGGCATCAGACCCTGGGCGACGGCGTCGCGCAGAACGCGCTCTCCGACCCCGTCGAGCTGGATGAAGACGATGCCCGGCGGTGTCGGAGCCGCTCCGCCGCCGCGTCGGCGTCTGCGGCGCAGGGCGAGCCGGGACAGCCGGCGCCGGTAGGCGTCGTCGTCGCGTACGGCGAGAGCGGTGGAGGTCGCCGACGCGACCGCCGACATGACCGCCGCGACGATCACCGCGGTCTCGGGGTCGGCTGCGCCCCGGCCGGTCGGGATCAGGCGGAGCGCGAGCAGGAGCAGCGAACCGTTCAGGAAGAACACCAGAAGACCGAGCACCAGCGCGGGCACCAGCAGGAACGCCCGTACCACGAGCGGCCACACCAGCGCGCCGAGCAGCCCGAAGGCGCCCGCTCCCCAGCCGGCCGTGAGCGCGACCCGGGTGATGCTGTCACCGTTGTCGGAGGTGAGCTTGAAGTCGGGCAGGACGCCCGCGAGCAGCATCATGGTGAGCGTCGAGACGACCCACACCACGATCACCCGGAGCAGGGCGCTGCCCGCCGTCCGCCACCGCCCCACGCCGTCCGCCCTTCGAGGTACCCGTTCCTTCCCCACCCTGCCACAGGCCCGGAGGGAGCCGGTGACGTCAGGGCGCGTGCGGCCTGGTGAGGGGGTCCGCCGGTCGAGTGGGGGCGTCGGCGGCAGGGCCGGGTGGAGAGCGTCCCCGCCGCGCGGGCCGGGTGGGGGCCTCGATGGGCGGGGGCCGGGGAGCCGTCGTATCCGGCGGGGGGGCCGGGGCCGGGAGCCGTCGTATCCGGCGGGGGGCCGGGGTCAGCAGCCGTCGTATCCGGCGGTGGGGCAGGGGTCAGCAGCCGTCGTATCCGGCGGGGGGGCAGGGGTCAGCAGCCGTCGTATCCGGCGGTGGGCATCGAGAGGCGGCGGTGGATGTGGGCCTTGTGCGTGGCGTCGTAGTCGGGCTCGTCGAGTCCTGCCGTCTCCAGGCGCACGCCGCGTCGTCGGCACTCGGCGGAGAACTCCGGCACGGACGTCAACGCCCGTGCCAGAACACGGTCGTTGGGCGCGACGAACACGTCGACGAGGCCCGCGTCGACATCCGCCCAGATGCCCGCGTGGTCCGGACGCAGACCGTAGAAGAGCAACTGCCTGGTGACGACGTAGCCGCGGCCCGCGGCCCAGCGCGCACACATCTCGTGCTGGCTGCGGGTGTCCACGAGGAAGGGGTCGAGATCGAGTTCTTCCAGGGGGGTCAGGCTCGCGATCGCCGCCACACGTACGTGGTCCATGGCCGTCCCCCTGTATGCGCCGTAGGGGGCGACCCTACTCCCCTTCAGGGCGGGGAGGAGTAGCCGCACGAGTGGCAGATCTTCCATCCGTCCTGGCTCACCGCAAGGACTCCTCCGCACCGCGGACACTGCTCGGAGTGCATGGTCACGGCACCCCTCCCCTCTGGTGCCCGATGCCTACCCCCGTGGACGCTGGTTTGCGCGCGGGGAGATTTAGGCTCGTCATGAACAATCGCTGACGACCCCCGTACAGCGAGGAGAGGATCGCGTGCCGGTGGAGGTCACCTGGTGGGGTCACGCCACCTGCACCATCGAGGATTCCGGCGTGAGGCTGCTGACCGATCCGCTGTTCGCGCGGCGCCTCGCGCATCTGCGCCGGCGCCGTGGCGCGCTCCCGGGGCCGCGCGCCGCGGTGGCCGACGCCGTGCTGGTCTCGCACCTGCACGCCGACCATCTGCACGTGGCCTCCCTCGCGCGGCTCGCCCCCGGCACCCGGGTGATCGGGCCGGCCGGCGCGGTGCGTTCGGTGCCCGCACTGGGGCGGCTCGGCCTGCGCGTGACCGAGGTGCGGGCCGGCGACGTCGTCGAGGTGGGAGCGGTTCGGGTACGGGCCGTGCCCGCCCGGCACGACGGGCGCAGGCTGCCGGTCGGGCCGCGCCGCTGCCCCGCGCTCGGCTACGTCGTGGAGGGCGAGGCCCGGACCTACTTCGCCGGGGACACCGGGCTGTTCGACGGCATGGCGCAGGCGGTCGGGCCGGTGGACGCGGCGCTGCTTCCGGTGGGCGGGTGGGGCCCCGGGCTCGGGCAGGGCCATCTCGACGCGGGGCGCGCGGCGCAGGCACTGGCCGCGCTGGGAGCGCTCTCAGCCGTGCCGGTGCACTACGGCACGTACTGGCCGGTCGGCATGGACGGCGTGCGGCCGCACGAGTTCCACGCCCCGGGCGAGGAGTTCGTACGGCAGGCGGCGCGGCTCGCTCCGAAAGCCGCGGTGCACCGTCTGGAGCACGGCGAGAGCGTGCGTCTGGAGGCCAGACGATGATCACGGGCGGGGCCCTCGCACTGGCTTTCACGGTGACACCCGAGTCGACGCAGCAGGCCGCCGGCTACCCGACGCTGTTCGTCCTAGTCGTGCTCGGATCGCTGCTGCCGGTGGTGCCCACCGGGGCGCTGGTGTCGACGGCCGCGGTGGTGGCCTTCCACCAGACCGCCTGGTTCTCGCTGCTGCTGGCGTTCGGGGTGGGTGCGCTGGCCGCCTTCCTCGGAGATGTCGCGCTGTACTGGCTCGGGCAGCGCGGGGTGCGGTCGAAGAACGGCTCGCGCCTGCTCGCGACGTTGCGCGACCGGGCGGCGCCGGACCACCTGGAGCAGGCCAGGCGCAAGCTGGACGACCACGGCGTGGTGGTACTTGTGCTGTCACGCCTGGTGCCGGCCGGACGCATCCCGGTCATGCTGGCCTGCCTGCTCGGGGACATGCCGCTGCGCACGTTCGTGCGGGGCGACATCCCGGCCTGTCTGGCGTGGACGGGTGCGTACGGCCTGATCGGCATCCTCGGGGGCTCACTGTTCGACGAGCCGTGGAAGGGCGTCGTGGCGGCCGTGGCGCTGACCCTCTTCATCAGCGGGGTGCCCGCGGGGTGGCGGCGACTGCGGCGGGGACGGGTGGCGGCGCACGACGGCGGCTAGCCGAGAGCGCTCTCACGGGGGGGGCGTGCGTGCTCGCCGGGCGAGCGCCGGGCCGGGGCCGGGGCCGTGGCCGGGAGGGGGTCGCGGCCGGGGCGATGTGGGGGACGGTATGGGGACGAAGGCGGGGCCCCGGGTCAGCGGAGTTCGTCCAGGACCGCGGCGAAGTGGATCAACGCCTCGCGTACGTGGGGCAGTTGGAGGGGGTCCGCCGCGGCGAGGGAATCGA
Encoded here:
- a CDS encoding antitoxin; translation: MSMLDKLKGLLKGHEDTARQGVEKGGDAFDAKTGNKYQSQVDMAQKKLNEQLGSDKPQDRPPQG
- a CDS encoding LmeA family phospholipid-binding protein, with the translated sequence MQPQPRYRNPYDELAALADPEPEPHPGDDPWDEPGHATERNRALQPSQPGRATEPDYATQEIPAQDMAAGIPRSAPAGDAPRALAGDLPDPGPDHDFWSPQRENRRGGHGRRARRGRRRPRSAFAALPRAAKLLSAVVVCAGFLLLADRCAAMYAEKKAQQELQHQLHLEAAPQVDIHGFPFLTQVLDKRLERVDVTVPHVPADRISLAKVQASARDIELTGDLPSDIRSAVIGNLHGEIALSFDDMNRELAASQVKFSRRSDTSVAADGRLTIAGQELRVRADAQLGLDGDRGLSTDVDGMSLDMPGIATYRPGKDRGLTLHRETAELISRDTARVKALLSVPAVVKRLGVPQSDIDAALRNETKLHELVGTPRFVDQLMRVNLVDVVVDHPWLLSKVGIDPKLVAGLLQMRPPELSDSLSFSFTLPKEAQDLRLRGVRVEKDGIVATVSGTDLAVGKGGIG
- a CDS encoding amino acid permease codes for the protein MTTQETQSKHARQFGLPVAVALVMGNIIGGGIFLLPASVAPFGTISLVAFVILTAGAITLALVFGRLAERHPQTGGPYVYAREAFGDFAGFLAAWSYWITTWVSNAALAVAAVGYLDVLIPVHGSKTATITAALLLQWLPALANLAGTRYVGAVQLVATVMKFAPLLLVAVGGLFFFDPANLGPFRTGGQSGLGAISASAAILLFSYLGVESAAVSAGEVRDPRRNVGRATILGTLGAAVIYLLGTLSVFGTVPHDKLVGSTAPFTDAVNSMFGGAWGGTAVALAALVSMVGALNGWTLLSAQTPYAAAKDGLFPKVFGVKRRGVPTAGVLVTAVLASLLTVYNYTAGSQGVFEILVLVTTFTATVPYLLSTAAQIYFLASGRPERVHRPRLVRDAVLAVLAFGFSMWLVAGSGYEAVYQGVLFLFAGVLVYAWMAARKQHTEDRPAA
- a CDS encoding alkaline phosphatase family protein, giving the protein MMLLAGVLPDFKLTSDNGDSITRVALTAGWGAGAFGLLGALVWPLVVRAFLLVPALVLGLLVFFLNGSLLLLALRLIPTGRGAADPETAVIVAAVMSAVASATSTALAVRDDDAYRRRLSRLALRRRRRRGGGAAPTPPGIVFIQLDGVGERVLRDAVAQGLMPTVGAWLRDTHRLTPWRTDWSSQTGASQLGILHGSTFDVPAFRWYEKESGEVMVSNRPASAVELQRRAVERTGDGGLLTLDGASRGNLFSGGADQVALVLTAAARRGRRNRSRAGYFAYFSDPANAVRTAVSFVAEVGLEIAQSTRARLRKQTPRIGRGGLYPLIRAFATVVERDVVVAAVMGDMLAGRTAVYADLVAYDEVAHHSGPHGRDAAQVLKRLDRSLALIADAAEHAPRDYRMVLLSDHGQSPGETFESAFGLTLKDLVRAGCGLPVPRRARRTRSGAEARCAVRVALHRPVEEDPTEEGPLAGLHRTRHGAGSGPEVDAGRWTEHGPGSGTEGGAGQGTEHGPGSGTEDGPGPDPVVLASGNLGLISFPDVEGRTTRELLDRRHPALLTTLADHPGIGFLLVRSQKHGAVVLGRDGAEVPLAELADGQGPLEGFGRGAADAIRRTDTFPHTADIMVNSMYDPATGHVHAFEEQIGSHGGLGGEQSHAFLLWPRTLSRPVTDDGDLVGAEQVHRVLRRWLREGQGPQIPLVTEVAEVTEVTAVTAATEDSPSTGQAEGSFPVAGHALQDKTS
- a CDS encoding MBL fold metallo-hydrolase, coding for MPVEVTWWGHATCTIEDSGVRLLTDPLFARRLAHLRRRRGALPGPRAAVADAVLVSHLHADHLHVASLARLAPGTRVIGPAGAVRSVPALGRLGLRVTEVRAGDVVEVGAVRVRAVPARHDGRRLPVGPRRCPALGYVVEGEARTYFAGDTGLFDGMAQAVGPVDAALLPVGGWGPGLGQGHLDAGRAAQALAALGALSAVPVHYGTYWPVGMDGVRPHEFHAPGEEFVRQAARLAPKAAVHRLEHGESVRLEARR
- a CDS encoding DedA family protein; the encoded protein is MITGGALALAFTVTPESTQQAAGYPTLFVLVVLGSLLPVVPTGALVSTAAVVAFHQTAWFSLLLAFGVGALAAFLGDVALYWLGQRGVRSKNGSRLLATLRDRAAPDHLEQARRKLDDHGVVVLVLSRLVPAGRIPVMLACLLGDMPLRTFVRGDIPACLAWTGAYGLIGILGGSLFDEPWKGVVAAVALTLFISGVPAGWRRLRRGRVAAHDGG